A portion of the Oscillospiraceae bacterium genome contains these proteins:
- a CDS encoding ATP-binding protein — protein sequence MRKSISTAFFSLVSTLMVLGIVLMGCSEWVLFKNYFARDRYETLDQVVGVTRRTAQYLAQQAALPEGDELDALNTKLEIIGESAEAYLFFTDNDGRVLIASSPEMLTAQAVPDEMMKKAAASGADYYHVFGTLDGVLTEKSYITVSEMCDERGSQSGWIFLCSSGRQLTEFKQQFWSNFLLSACVMLLCASILTKLLMRKLTDPLQKVTDAAQRFGGGDLSVRVEGVEGEGEVADLARTFNRMADNIQTNDNSRGQFMGNIAHELRTPMTTIKGFVDGMLDGTIPPDMQNHYLQLVSEETGRLARLIQNMLDLSKLESGEYQVNARMFNIWDTLTGVALSAEQRINDGMIEIEGLTMDEKALVYADPDLIHQVVYNLLDNAIKFTPAGGTIRFSVEKLGPETEIAVWNSGQGISPEALPYVFQRFYKEDRSRGLHARGAGLGLNICKVLVNLSGGQIRVESQQGEWCRFVFTLPSQAPNPGGMKRLPDEAGGAPAVEDPASMKPVE from the coding sequence ATGCGCAAGAGTATCTCGACGGCATTCTTCTCGCTGGTGTCCACCCTGATGGTGCTGGGCATCGTGCTGATGGGCTGTTCGGAATGGGTGCTGTTCAAGAATTATTTTGCCCGGGACCGCTATGAGACGCTGGACCAGGTGGTGGGGGTCACCCGCCGCACGGCCCAGTATCTGGCCCAGCAGGCGGCGCTGCCGGAGGGCGACGAGCTGGACGCCCTGAACACCAAGCTGGAGATCATCGGCGAGAGCGCGGAGGCCTATCTGTTCTTCACCGACAACGACGGCCGGGTGCTGATCGCTTCCAGCCCGGAAATGCTCACCGCACAGGCCGTGCCGGATGAGATGATGAAGAAGGCGGCGGCCTCCGGCGCGGACTACTACCATGTGTTCGGTACGCTGGATGGGGTGCTGACCGAAAAAAGCTATATCACCGTCAGTGAGATGTGCGACGAGCGCGGCAGCCAGAGCGGCTGGATCTTTTTGTGCTCCTCCGGCAGGCAGCTCACCGAGTTCAAGCAGCAGTTCTGGTCCAACTTCCTGCTGTCGGCCTGCGTGATGCTGCTGTGCGCCAGCATCCTGACCAAGCTGTTGATGCGCAAACTCACCGACCCGCTGCAGAAGGTGACCGACGCGGCCCAGCGCTTTGGCGGCGGCGACCTGTCCGTGCGTGTGGAAGGCGTGGAAGGCGAAGGGGAAGTGGCCGACCTGGCCCGCACCTTCAACCGCATGGCCGACAACATCCAGACCAACGACAACTCCCGGGGCCAGTTCATGGGCAACATCGCCCACGAGCTGCGCACCCCCATGACCACCATCAAGGGCTTTGTGGACGGCATGCTGGACGGCACCATCCCGCCCGACATGCAGAACCATTATCTGCAGCTGGTCAGCGAGGAGACGGGCCGTCTGGCCCGTCTGATCCAGAACATGCTGGATCTGTCCAAGCTGGAAAGCGGCGAATATCAGGTCAATGCCCGGATGTTCAACATCTGGGACACCCTCACCGGCGTGGCGCTCTCGGCCGAGCAGCGCATCAACGACGGCATGATCGAGATCGAGGGCCTGACCATGGACGAAAAGGCGCTGGTGTACGCCGACCCGGACCTGATCCATCAGGTGGTGTACAACCTGCTGGACAACGCCATCAAGTTCACCCCGGCGGGCGGCACCATCCGCTTCAGCGTGGAAAAACTGGGCCCGGAAACCGAGATCGCTGTCTGGAACTCCGGTCAGGGCATCAGCCCGGAGGCACTGCCCTATGTGTTCCAGCGCTTCTACAAGGAGGACCGCTCCCGCGGCCTGCACGCCCGCGGCGCGGGCCTTGGCCTGAACATCTGCAAGGTGCTGGTCAACCTGTCCGGCGGACAGATCCGGGTGGAGAGCCAGCAGGGCGAGTGGTGCCGGTTCGTATTCACCCTGCCCTCGCAGGCCCCGAACCCCGGCGGCATGAAGCGTCTGCCCGACGAGGCCGGCGGTGCCCCTGCCGTGGAGGACCCGGCCAGCATGAAACCGGTGGAATAA
- the rpe gene encoding ribulose-phosphate 3-epimerase translates to MAIVSPSILSADFGKLGADCRTVLDAGAQMLHYDVMDGHFVPNISFGVPVLKSLHKTLPDAFYDVHLMISHPLQYAEPFIKAGATLYNFHLECEDDIQQTLDAVKALGCKTGLTIKPGTAPEALAPYLDQLDLVLVMSVEPGFGGQKFMPSALDKLRWLKAEREKRGLHYLLEVDGGVDDTTAPLCVEAGADVLVAGSAVFGKDDMTAAVRRLAAL, encoded by the coding sequence ATGGCGATTGTAAGTCCTTCGATCCTTTCGGCTGATTTTGGCAAGCTAGGCGCGGACTGCCGCACGGTGCTGGACGCCGGTGCACAGATGCTGCACTACGACGTGATGGACGGCCATTTTGTGCCCAACATCAGCTTTGGCGTGCCGGTGCTCAAGAGCCTTCACAAGACCCTGCCGGATGCCTTTTACGATGTGCATCTGATGATCAGCCACCCGCTGCAGTACGCAGAACCCTTCATCAAGGCGGGTGCCACCCTGTACAACTTCCATCTGGAATGCGAGGACGATATCCAGCAGACGCTGGATGCCGTGAAGGCGCTGGGCTGCAAGACGGGCCTGACCATCAAGCCCGGCACCGCCCCGGAGGCGCTGGCCCCCTATCTGGACCAGCTGGACCTGGTGCTGGTGATGAGCGTGGAGCCCGGCTTCGGCGGCCAGAAGTTCATGCCCTCGGCACTGGACAAGCTGCGCTGGCTGAAGGCGGAGCGCGAGAAGCGCGGCCTGCACTATCTGCTGGAAGTGGACGGCGGCGTGGACGACACCACCGCCCCGCTGTGCGTGGAGGCCGGTGCCGACGTTCTGGTGGCAGGCAGTGCCGTGTTCGGCAAGGACGACATGACCGCCGCCGTGCGCCGTCTGGCTGCCCTGTGA
- a CDS encoding helix-turn-helix domain-containing protein — translation MKEDFKTQIFDIFGTVDLEQLRAIAQKVQLIESEKPHNERGAGRKNSLTPQQLAEMLALHQQGMGATELAKKYGISRQTIYKQLERAQNFSNDPNTMLRLNYMNRNDLCTTIDVDFKHEKIKIKNYTDKIPLRAFGVVENPTWEDFQWFLKDRCFPETRAHLKWVLSDVGVPFYDPLMIIEKTKGKMAEDQQWIEVIHRKAS, via the coding sequence GTGAAAGAGGACTTCAAGACACAGATTTTTGATATTTTCGGTACGGTGGATTTAGAGCAGCTGCGGGCGATCGCGCAGAAAGTACAGCTTATAGAAAGTGAAAAACCACATAATGAACGCGGCGCAGGACGCAAAAACAGCCTGACTCCGCAGCAGTTGGCAGAGATGCTGGCTCTGCATCAGCAGGGAATGGGAGCAACGGAGTTGGCGAAAAAGTACGGCATCAGTCGCCAGACGATTTACAAGCAACTGGAACGTGCGCAGAACTTCAGTAATGACCCGAACACCATGCTGCGCCTCAATTATATGAACCGGAATGATCTGTGTACGACCATTGATGTGGATTTCAAGCACGAAAAGATCAAAATTAAAAATTATACGGACAAAATTCCACTCAGAGCGTTTGGCGTGGTTGAAAACCCAACATGGGAAGATTTTCAGTGGTTTTTGAAAGACCGCTGCTTTCCTGAGACACGGGCGCATCTGAAATGGGTGCTGAGTGATGTGGGAGTACCTTTCTATGATCCGCTTATGATTATTGAAAAGACTAAGGGAAAGATGGCAGAAGATCAACAGTGGATTGAAGTGATCCATAGAAAGGCATCGTAA
- a CDS encoding beta-glucoside-specific PTS transporter subunit IIABC, translating into MDYNKVAKDILDNVGGKANVKQVTHCFTRLRFVLRDESKAKKEVVEHLEGVISVVVAGGQFQVVCGAKVTKIYDAVVAQLGGQAASSAEEEAVPAQKQSMGNLILQKLTEIFTPLVPAIAASGLIKGLLAAFAKMPGFDTANSTYIILNTASNVIFYFIPIFLAYTAAKALKCSTVVSMMLGAFLCHPTIDAMMQDTATRSTIFGLPVIKMAFTVGESSKIFTYTESVIPILLAVILLALLERLLNKIVPEILQLILVPGLSLLIMVPVMLVVVGPVGIYVGYIIQWLYTALYSFSPVLGGIIVGGLWGVCVIFGAHRALLPIGLNDVAMTGTNTLMCFAGAANFSQAGAALGVMFKTKDPGLKQVAASASLSAWLVGVTEPAIYGCNLRLKKPMICAVIAGAVGGGIMGIGKAVNTGFANNGILTIMSYWGEGTTFGQFMAYIIGIVVSFVGAAVLTYLVGFEDTAVKAAPAQSAPAQSALPEDGVVSEIKAPVEGKAYPLNEVPDDVFASGALGGGIGILPSKGLVVAPADATVSVIHSTLHALGLQLDDGTELLIHVGVDTVEMNGDGFHSFVKEGDKVKKGDKLLSFDIDKIKAAGHNTTVSVIVSNSDDFKAVEGLPGNPVDLSCSVIRTVH; encoded by the coding sequence ATGGATTACAACAAGGTAGCCAAAGACATTCTGGACAATGTCGGCGGCAAAGCCAACGTGAAGCAGGTCACTCACTGCTTCACCCGCCTGCGCTTTGTGCTCCGCGATGAGAGCAAAGCCAAAAAGGAGGTCGTTGAGCATTTGGAGGGTGTCATCTCGGTCGTTGTGGCCGGTGGCCAGTTCCAAGTGGTCTGCGGCGCAAAAGTCACCAAGATCTACGATGCTGTCGTGGCTCAGCTGGGCGGGCAGGCTGCATCCTCTGCCGAAGAGGAAGCCGTCCCCGCGCAGAAGCAGAGCATGGGCAACCTCATCCTGCAGAAGCTGACCGAGATCTTTACCCCGCTGGTGCCCGCCATTGCAGCTTCCGGCCTAATCAAGGGACTTCTGGCCGCCTTTGCCAAGATGCCCGGCTTTGACACCGCCAACAGCACCTACATCATCCTGAACACCGCCAGCAACGTCATCTTCTACTTTATTCCCATCTTCCTTGCTTACACTGCCGCCAAGGCTCTGAAGTGCAGCACCGTCGTGTCCATGATGCTGGGTGCCTTCCTGTGCCACCCCACCATCGATGCCATGATGCAGGACACCGCCACCCGCTCCACCATCTTCGGCCTGCCGGTCATCAAGATGGCCTTTACTGTGGGTGAGTCCAGCAAGATCTTCACCTACACCGAATCGGTCATCCCGATCCTGCTGGCGGTCATCCTATTGGCGCTTTTGGAACGGCTGCTCAACAAGATCGTACCTGAAATTCTTCAGTTGATCCTTGTCCCCGGCCTGTCCCTGCTGATCATGGTTCCCGTCATGCTGGTGGTCGTTGGCCCCGTGGGCATCTATGTCGGCTACATCATCCAGTGGCTCTACACCGCACTGTACAGCTTCAGCCCCGTTCTGGGCGGTATCATCGTGGGCGGCCTGTGGGGCGTCTGCGTTATCTTCGGCGCACACCGCGCTCTGCTGCCCATCGGCCTGAACGATGTGGCCATGACCGGCACCAACACCCTGATGTGCTTCGCCGGTGCTGCAAACTTCTCTCAGGCCGGCGCTGCTCTGGGCGTCATGTTCAAGACCAAAGATCCCGGCCTGAAGCAGGTGGCCGCTTCCGCTTCTCTGTCCGCATGGCTGGTCGGCGTTACTGAGCCTGCGATCTACGGCTGTAACCTGCGTCTGAAGAAGCCCATGATCTGCGCTGTCATTGCCGGCGCTGTGGGCGGCGGCATCATGGGCATCGGCAAGGCTGTGAACACCGGCTTTGCCAACAACGGCATCCTGACCATTATGTCTTACTGGGGCGAGGGCACGACCTTCGGCCAGTTCATGGCTTACATCATCGGCATCGTGGTGTCCTTTGTGGGCGCTGCTGTTCTGACCTATCTGGTGGGCTTCGAGGACACTGCCGTCAAGGCCGCCCCCGCACAGTCCGCTCCTGCACAGTCCGCTCTGCCCGAGGATGGCGTTGTTTCTGAGATCAAGGCCCCTGTTGAGGGCAAGGCTTACCCGCTGAACGAGGTGCCCGATGATGTGTTTGCATCCGGTGCACTGGGCGGCGGCATCGGCATCCTGCCCAGCAAGGGTCTGGTGGTCGCTCCCGCAGACGCCACGGTTTCGGTCATCCACTCCACCCTGCACGCTCTGGGTCTGCAGCTGGATGACGGCACCGAGCTGCTGATCCATGTGGGCGTGGACACCGTTGAGATGAACGGTGACGGCTTCCACAGCTTCGTCAAGGAAGGCGATAAGGTGAAAAAGGGCGATAAGCTGCTGTCCTTCGATATTGACAAGATCAAAGCGGCCGGTCATAATACTACTGTCAGCGTGATCGTTTCCAACTCGGACGACTTCAAGGCTGTCGAGGGTCTGCCCGGCAATCCGGTGGATCTGAGCTGCTCTGTGATCCGCACCGTGCACTGA
- a CDS encoding HIT family protein produces MAECFYCEKDNEKRKALMLDVCELPYSIVYLFRDQKNKGRCVVAFKGHKTEYFQLTPEENAGYFADVAKVAKVLDELYHPDKINYATYGDGMPHVHVHIVPKYKGGVSWGQPFSDSLPKVLLTDAEYDAMIADLRAKLL; encoded by the coding sequence ATGGCTGAATGTTTTTACTGTGAAAAAGACAACGAAAAGCGCAAGGCTCTGATGCTGGATGTCTGCGAGCTGCCCTACAGCATCGTATACCTGTTCCGCGACCAGAAGAACAAGGGCCGCTGCGTGGTGGCCTTCAAGGGCCACAAGACCGAGTACTTCCAGCTGACCCCGGAGGAGAACGCCGGTTACTTTGCCGACGTGGCCAAGGTGGCGAAGGTCCTGGATGAGCTGTACCACCCGGACAAGATCAACTACGCCACCTACGGCGACGGCATGCCCCATGTGCATGTGCACATCGTGCCCAAGTACAAGGGCGGCGTGAGCTGGGGCCAGCCCTTCAGCGACAGCCTGCCCAAGGTGCTGCTGACCGACGCCGAGTACGACGCCATGATCGCCGACCTGCGCGCAAAGCTGCTGTAA
- a CDS encoding glycoside hydrolase family 1 protein produces the protein MMNQFPASFLWGASSSAFQIEGGWDEGGKGMTVADFNSFKLSDKQADTKVASDFYHHWKEDIDLMKELGLKAYRFSLSWARIIPDGDGEVNPEGIAFYNKVIDYLIEQGICPLVTLYHFDLPYALVEKYNGWECRDCAYAFERYARVCFRVFGDRVKYWQVINEQNLMIRVNNRMNIYTNDEWEADRMRAQMDYHMFLAHALAVNACHELVEGGKIAPAVSSTCTYPLTNKPEDVWAARMNDWFKTNYCLEMHTNGEYPGYYMRYLEERNIVPKMEPGDAAILKSAKIDYIALNYYRTLCASYLPADAEHPAGSRVFRGNEVDFDQYGYCRDERNQNLKASEYGAQIDPMGLRIVLNEYYRRYHLPLIITENGLGMGDELTADGRVHDDYRIDYLRQHVQAIADAIGDGVEVIGYCPWSVMDLLSSHQGFRKRYGFIYVNRTDSDLKDLARIRKDSFYWYQKVIKTNGECL, from the coding sequence ATGATGAATCAATTTCCTGCAAGCTTCCTCTGGGGTGCTTCCTCCTCTGCCTTCCAGATCGAAGGCGGCTGGGATGAGGGCGGCAAAGGCATGACCGTGGCCGACTTCAACTCCTTCAAGCTTTCGGATAAGCAGGCCGACACCAAGGTGGCCAGCGATTTCTACCACCACTGGAAAGAGGACATCGACCTGATGAAGGAGCTGGGTCTGAAGGCCTATCGCTTCTCCCTCTCTTGGGCGCGCATCATTCCGGACGGCGACGGCGAGGTGAACCCCGAGGGCATCGCGTTCTACAACAAGGTCATCGACTACCTGATCGAGCAGGGCATCTGCCCGCTAGTCACCCTGTACCACTTCGACCTGCCCTATGCGCTGGTCGAGAAGTACAACGGCTGGGAATGCCGCGACTGCGCCTACGCCTTTGAGCGCTATGCACGGGTCTGCTTCCGTGTCTTTGGCGACCGCGTCAAATACTGGCAGGTCATCAACGAGCAGAATCTGATGATCCGCGTCAACAACCGCATGAACATCTACACCAATGACGAGTGGGAAGCTGACCGGATGCGTGCCCAGATGGACTACCACATGTTCCTCGCCCACGCTCTGGCTGTCAACGCCTGCCACGAGCTGGTGGAGGGCGGCAAGATTGCCCCGGCAGTTTCTTCCACCTGCACCTACCCCCTGACCAACAAACCGGAGGACGTATGGGCAGCCCGGATGAACGACTGGTTCAAGACCAACTACTGCCTTGAGATGCACACCAACGGTGAGTACCCCGGCTACTATATGCGCTACCTCGAGGAGCGCAATATCGTGCCCAAGATGGAGCCGGGCGATGCCGCCATCCTCAAGAGCGCAAAGATTGATTACATCGCGCTGAACTACTACCGCACTCTGTGCGCCAGCTATCTGCCCGCAGATGCCGAGCATCCGGCAGGTTCCCGCGTGTTCCGCGGCAACGAGGTGGACTTCGACCAGTACGGCTACTGCCGCGACGAGCGCAACCAGAACCTGAAAGCCAGTGAGTACGGCGCACAGATTGACCCCATGGGCCTGCGCATCGTGCTGAACGAGTATTACCGCCGCTACCACCTGCCGCTCATCATCACCGAGAACGGCCTTGGCATGGGCGACGAGCTCACCGCCGACGGTCGTGTACATGATGATTATCGTATCGATTACCTGCGCCAGCATGTGCAGGCCATCGCGGATGCCATCGGCGACGGTGTAGAGGTGATAGGCTACTGCCCGTGGTCGGTGATGGATCTGCTGAGCTCGCATCAGGGCTTCCGCAAGCGGTACGGCTTTATCTACGTCAACCGCACCGATTCTGACCTGAAGGATCTGGCCCGCATCCGCAAAGATAGCTTCTACTGGTATCAGAAGGTGATCAAGACCAACGGGGAGTGTTTATAA
- a CDS encoding electron transporter RnfE, which yields MRKATAELILKDPDRFAHHDRVFLNNPVVMQGMGLAPLVVLATTAHNGVMLAAAVTLLLVPSRVLACLLSRLFPLNSENPAPEELQKKLLPRALVYSLSASVVYLAAYPILNAMFGTSLLTLGIYLPLLVVEPLLTYRFGRVQETLHKAVSKGLRITVGYALLLMLLGCVREWLALGTVFGTPVGHRAVLPMAGMPAGGFIVLGVLCAVWRALAARRKAYLVREARSLVDVHAQKEADGEQ from the coding sequence ATGAGAAAAGCGACCGCAGAACTGATTTTGAAGGACCCAGACCGCTTTGCCCACCACGACCGCGTGTTCCTGAACAACCCCGTGGTCATGCAGGGCATGGGTCTGGCCCCGCTGGTGGTGCTGGCCACCACCGCCCATAACGGTGTGATGCTGGCGGCTGCGGTCACGCTGCTGCTGGTGCCCTCCCGCGTGCTGGCCTGCCTGCTGAGCCGTCTGTTCCCCCTGAACAGCGAGAATCCGGCCCCGGAAGAACTGCAGAAAAAGCTGCTGCCCCGTGCGCTGGTGTACAGTCTGAGCGCGTCGGTGGTGTATCTGGCGGCCTATCCCATCCTGAATGCAATGTTCGGCACCAGCCTGCTGACCCTGGGTATCTACCTACCCCTGCTGGTGGTGGAGCCGCTGCTGACCTACCGCTTTGGCCGCGTGCAGGAAACGCTGCATAAGGCCGTGTCCAAAGGCCTGCGCATCACGGTGGGCTATGCGCTGCTGCTGATGCTGCTGGGCTGCGTGCGCGAGTGGCTGGCACTGGGCACGGTGTTCGGCACCCCGGTGGGGCACCGGGCCGTGCTGCCCATGGCCGGGATGCCGGCGGGCGGCTTTATCGTGCTGGGCGTGCTGTGCGCCGTGTGGCGTGCACTGGCAGCCCGGCGCAAGGCCTATCTGGTACGGGAAGCGCGCAGCCTTGTGGATGTGCATGCACAGAAGGAGGCGGACGGCGAGCAATGA
- a CDS encoding Fic family protein — translation MNYQSVADTAKSWNVSKRTVRNYCATGKIPGAILIGKTWNIPQDAERPKRVNKKQPAPRTLLNILQDEMAGHVKGGIYHKIQIDLTYNSNHIEGSRLTHDQTRYIYETNTIGIGNGVVNVDDVVETANHFKCIDMVIRDAKKPITEALIKKLHFTLKSGTSDSRKDWFAVGEYKKLPNEVGGRSTTAPELVAPQMKELLSAYNQNSAKSLEDLLEFHYAFESIHPFQDGNGRVGRLLLFKECLRNNIVPFIITDDLKMFYYRGLHEWKSEQGYLLDTCLTAQDQFKAVMDYFRIPY, via the coding sequence ATGAACTATCAATCTGTCGCTGATACGGCAAAATCATGGAATGTTTCAAAGCGCACTGTCCGCAACTACTGTGCTACCGGCAAGATTCCGGGGGCAATCCTTATCGGCAAGACATGGAACATTCCGCAGGATGCAGAGCGTCCAAAGCGCGTCAACAAAAAGCAACCGGCACCTCGTACCCTGCTCAATATTTTGCAAGATGAAATGGCCGGGCACGTGAAAGGTGGAATCTACCACAAAATTCAGATTGACCTTACCTATAACTCAAACCACATTGAAGGCAGCCGTCTGACCCATGACCAGACACGGTATATCTATGAAACCAATACCATTGGCATAGGGAACGGTGTTGTCAATGTGGACGATGTAGTCGAAACGGCCAATCACTTCAAATGCATTGATATGGTCATCCGGGATGCCAAGAAGCCCATCACCGAAGCTCTGATCAAAAAGCTGCACTTTACCCTGAAAAGCGGCACCAGCGATTCCCGCAAGGACTGGTTCGCCGTTGGCGAATATAAAAAACTTCCGAACGAAGTCGGTGGCAGAAGCACCACTGCGCCAGAACTGGTTGCCCCACAGATGAAAGAGCTCTTATCTGCGTACAATCAAAATTCTGCCAAGTCGCTGGAAGACCTGCTGGAATTTCACTACGCCTTTGAATCCATCCATCCGTTTCAGGATGGAAATGGCCGTGTCGGGCGGCTTCTGCTCTTCAAGGAGTGCCTGCGGAACAATATTGTTCCGTTCATTATTACGGATGACCTCAAAATGTTCTACTATCGGGGTCTCCATGAATGGAAATCGGAACAAGGGTATCTGCTGGACACCTGCCTGACCGCGCAGGATCAGTTTAAGGCCGTCATGGATTATTTCAGAATCCCTTATTGA
- a CDS encoding response regulator transcription factor: protein MANEKILVVDDDANICELLRLYLTKEGYQVTTAGDGEEGLEKFNQIKPDMVLLDVMMPRMDGLEVCRRIRKAGNTPVMMLTAKGETFDKVLGLELGADDYMVKPFDAKEVVARIKAVLRRCQTTSAAAESTEGVIEFDNLRLDMNSYELRVKGKVVEAPPKELELLNCLASHPNRVYTRDQLLDEVWGFEYYGDSRTIDVHVKRLREKLAGASDKWELKTVWGVGYKFEVRQ, encoded by the coding sequence ATGGCAAACGAAAAGATCCTTGTGGTGGATGATGACGCCAACATCTGTGAGCTGCTGCGCCTGTACCTGACCAAGGAGGGCTATCAGGTCACCACGGCCGGCGACGGCGAGGAGGGCCTGGAAAAGTTCAATCAGATCAAGCCCGACATGGTGCTGCTGGATGTGATGATGCCCCGGATGGACGGCCTGGAAGTGTGCCGCCGCATCCGCAAGGCGGGCAATACCCCGGTGATGATGCTCACCGCCAAGGGCGAGACCTTTGACAAGGTGCTGGGCCTGGAGCTGGGCGCCGACGATTACATGGTCAAGCCCTTTGACGCCAAGGAAGTGGTGGCCCGCATCAAGGCGGTGCTGCGCCGCTGCCAGACCACCTCGGCTGCAGCCGAGAGCACCGAGGGCGTGATCGAGTTCGACAACCTGCGCCTGGACATGAACAGCTATGAGCTGCGGGTCAAGGGCAAGGTGGTGGAGGCTCCGCCCAAGGAGCTGGAACTGCTCAACTGCCTGGCTTCCCACCCCAACCGTGTGTACACCCGCGACCAGCTGCTGGACGAGGTGTGGGGCTTTGAGTATTACGGCGACAGCCGTACCATCGACGTGCACGTCAAACGCCTGCGCGAAAAGCTGGCCGGTGCTTCCGACAAGTGGGAGCTGAAAACCGTGTGGGGCGTGGGCTATAAATTCGAGGTGCGTCAGTAA
- a CDS encoding RnfABCDGE type electron transport complex subunit D: protein MDEALIREQEQQLQKTGKYYKHICWMAVPPLCMACYLYGLRPLLLCGIAMLTGNLCDRLVSLLRHRVYQNSDLSNESFALVIALLMPVTVDIYVLVAAVLAGVLIGKEVFGGYGSYPFNPAAVGYAVAAVSWPEQVFRYPQPYTAIPLWDASGVPVSSAIEDTLSSGGMLNYNPIALSLGEYAAPMGTGAALVLLACGLFLWSQKDAHMTASVSFLATCALIAFFFPRQAGLAESDVLVNALPRLQCVRDELLTGAVLFSAVFLINEPYTCAHHRMGRILYGVLVGGVSMGFRYYGVYETGVCFAVLAVNSISAWIDRTEVRLYRLLHHLPASGAGKEAAE from the coding sequence ATGGATGAAGCATTGATCCGGGAGCAGGAACAGCAGCTGCAAAAGACCGGAAAATATTACAAGCATATCTGCTGGATGGCGGTGCCGCCGCTGTGCATGGCCTGCTACCTGTACGGCCTGCGCCCGCTGCTGCTGTGCGGCATTGCTATGCTCACCGGCAACCTGTGCGACCGTCTGGTGTCGCTGCTGCGGCACCGCGTATATCAGAACAGCGACCTGTCCAACGAGAGCTTTGCCCTGGTCATCGCCCTGCTGATGCCGGTCACCGTGGACATCTATGTGCTGGTGGCGGCGGTGCTGGCCGGTGTGCTCATCGGCAAGGAGGTCTTTGGCGGCTACGGCAGCTACCCCTTCAACCCGGCCGCCGTGGGCTATGCCGTGGCGGCAGTGTCCTGGCCGGAACAGGTGTTCCGTTACCCGCAGCCCTATACGGCCATCCCGCTGTGGGATGCCTCCGGCGTGCCGGTGTCCAGTGCCATTGAGGACACCCTGAGCAGCGGCGGCATGCTGAACTACAACCCCATTGCCCTGAGCCTGGGCGAATACGCCGCCCCCATGGGCACCGGTGCCGCCCTGGTGCTGCTGGCCTGCGGGCTGTTCCTGTGGAGCCAGAAGGATGCCCATATGACGGCCTCGGTGAGCTTTCTGGCCACCTGCGCCCTCATCGCCTTCTTCTTCCCGCGGCAGGCGGGTCTGGCAGAAAGCGATGTGCTGGTCAACGCCCTGCCCCGTCTGCAGTGCGTGCGGGACGAGCTGCTCACCGGCGCGGTGCTGTTCAGCGCGGTGTTCCTCATCAATGAGCCCTACACCTGTGCCCACCACCGGATGGGACGCATCCTGTACGGTGTGCTGGTGGGCGGGGTAAGCATGGGCTTCCGTTATTACGGCGTGTACGAAACGGGCGTGTGCTTTGCCGTGCTGGCCGTCAACAGCATCTCGGCATGGATCGACCGCACCGAGGTGCGGCTGTACCGTCTGCTGCACCACCTGCCCGCATCCGGTGCCGGAAAGGAGGCCGCAGAATGA
- a CDS encoding PRD domain-containing protein — protein MRVIKVLNNSLVLALNDEGQEIILMGKGIGFQKTIGYKLSPKEIDKVFVLKDRELSRRIIRLAAETDSIYFEMAKSVIDYAVENYHMKLMDHIYLALTDHLAFAAKRIRNGVILQNFYTLDMKKFNPREFQVGEYAVQLMSRKLKVEVPLDEAGNIAFHFINAQYDNPSNSQNLIIAHAVSAVLDIVKYTLGLTYNEDSLSYSRYVTHIRLFVQRLVSHNQLPEDTSPLLYDQIAPVCQKEFACVDKIQIYVSEQFQTQITNQERLYLALHIHRILEDQS, from the coding sequence ATGCGTGTCATCAAAGTGCTGAACAACTCCCTTGTGCTGGCACTCAACGATGAGGGACAGGAGATCATCCTGATGGGCAAGGGCATCGGCTTCCAGAAAACCATCGGCTACAAGCTCTCGCCCAAGGAGATCGATAAGGTCTTTGTGCTCAAGGATCGGGAGCTTTCGCGCCGGATCATCCGGCTGGCCGCCGAGACAGACAGCATCTATTTTGAGATGGCCAAGTCTGTCATCGACTATGCCGTGGAGAACTACCACATGAAGCTGATGGATCATATCTATCTGGCCCTGACCGACCATCTTGCCTTTGCCGCCAAGCGCATCCGGAACGGCGTTATCCTGCAGAACTTCTACACGCTGGACATGAAGAAGTTCAACCCCCGGGAATTTCAGGTGGGCGAGTACGCAGTCCAGCTCATGAGCCGCAAGCTGAAGGTGGAGGTGCCGCTGGACGAGGCGGGCAATATCGCGTTCCACTTCATCAACGCCCAGTACGACAACCCCAGCAACAGCCAGAACCTTATCATCGCCCATGCGGTCAGCGCCGTGCTGGATATCGTAAAGTATACCCTTGGCCTGACCTATAACGAGGACAGCCTTTCCTATTCCCGTTATGTCACCCACATCCGGCTTTTCGTTCAGCGCCTGGTCAGTCACAATCAGCTGCCGGAGGACACGTCGCCTTTGTTGTATGATCAGATCGCCCCGGTGTGTCAGAAGGAATTTGCCTGTGTAGACAAGATCCAGATCTACGTCTCAGAGCAGTTCCAGACCCAGATCACCAATCAGGAGCGGCTGTATCTGGCCCTGCATATCCACCGCATCCTTGAGGATCAGTCCTGA